Proteins from a single region of Kluyveromyces lactis strain NRRL Y-1140 chromosome A complete sequence:
- the LST4 gene encoding Lst4p (similar to uniprot|Q757Y7 Ashbya gossypii AEL127C AEL127Cp and weakly similar to YKL176C uniprot|P34239 Saccharomyces cerevisiae YKL176C LST4 Protein possibly involved in a post-Golgi secretory pathway required for the transport of nitrogen-regulated amino acid permease Gap1p from the Golgi to the cell surface) translates to MLGRLLRTSSLSEFVPFGSSNVTVGEEVFQNEPFYMTDDLKTLLYGTRDKALFERIANDRLHNGGFRLIISQELGHVTSRNNYQVVLDHSSVNFHTGAHIPLNELKDYIFGSSIRTIDYSASSDKIKVVKSANIVLFTRIFYLNEKSTLRIAISCCVTDDVLPVLTECWPHISSFLDQCENTLLKYLAKNDTQFLPHDWKARNCIEVAAVLQTFQRKIIPLLSGYSDTPRLFLYPMDSIPYIKTWVKYVTNWIELKDGPRVRFLPILLAKLRYDFASLLKENSNTRIVILTGNMNVANRLIFILTAFLGPHFRGTLHKSINSQGCPSPAGRKMSNMSGASDFPFELKPSNSSITETNKGWEIPRIKRDPTFSVTSVSSDETGVQTFIQPSSLKSGASSVQYLSSSLNSAYGSYGSWFKKVAQSPSSRSNESSHEVPPILHRNSSSTSFHQQAVLGNINGSQRVTPQPSPTIAEYEEYPWFSPSPIARDQPRPEKRIPTPISSYTTEKERRTHLQSEIYDVDMKRTVNRLIDEDSLNDAFADLVIDPPSYDTTVSNEKHGEIVEVNMASPRKQRNNQNQELLRRFTSYTPHYNQWFQLQACQITTESENKVIHSMKRDLTYADQDPCKKDKSTSTLLISLRSREIKQVTIVRDTNNRFIQRTKKILQNGKVGPVSRAMLSGIETTDQHLKKLMECNNDNEALVSLFNDIVTCAST, encoded by the coding sequence ATGCTTGGACGTCTCTTAAGGACATCTTCGTTAAGCGAGTTTGTACCATTTGGCAGCAGCAATGTTACTGTTGGGGAAGAAGTGTTTCAAAATGAGCCGTTTTACATGACGgatgatttgaagactttGTTGTACGGAACAAGAGATAAAGCATTGTTTGAACGGATAGCGAACGATAGGTTACACAATGGTGGATTTCGGTTGATAATATCGCAGGAATTGGGACATGTAACTAGTCGTAACAATTATCAGGTTGTCTTGGACCATAGTTCAGTAAATTTCCATACAGGGGCGCATATCCCACTAAATGAGCTTAAGGATTATATATTTGGGTCATCGATAAGAACGATTGACTATTCTGCGTCGAGCGACAAGATCAAAGTCGTTAAGAGTGCAAACATTGTTCTATTCACGAGGATTTTCTATTTAAATGAGAAATCGACGTTGAGAATCGCTATAAGTTGTTGTGTCACCGACGACGTTCTGCCCGTGTTGACTGAATGTTGGCCTCATATATCGTCGTTCTTGGATCAATGTGAGAATACGTTGTTGAAATATCTAGCGAAGAATGACACACAATTCTTACCCCATGATTGGAAAGCCAGAAACTGTATCGAGGTTGCTGCCGTCTTACAAACTTTCCAACGTAAAATTATACCGTTATTATCCGGGTATTCTGATACCCCACGATTATTCCTTTACCCTATGGATTCAATACCTTACATCAAGACATGGGTGAAATATGTAACCAATTGgattgaattgaaggatgGACCCAGAGTTCGTTTTTTACCTATTTTGCTGGCAAAACTACGGTATGATTTCGCTTCGcttttgaaggaaaactCGAATACAAGAATCGTTATACTTACCGGTAATATGAACGTTGCCAACAGGCTCATATTTATCCTTACTGCATTCCTTGGTCCACATTTCCGTGGGACTTTACATAAAAGCATCAATTCCCAAGGTTGTCCATCTCCGGCTGGGCGTAAAATGTCAAACATGAGTGGGGCTTCCGATTTCCCATTCGAATTGAAACCTTCAAACAGCAGCATAACAGAAACCAATAAAGGTTGGGAGATAccaagaatcaaaagagaCCCGACATTTAGCGTTACCAGCGTTTCTTCCGATGAAACAGGGGTACAAACTTTCATTCAACCTTCATCGCTGAAAAGTGGAGCCTCTTCGGTCCAATACCTATCATCATCGTTAAATAGTGCATACGGCAGTTATGGATCTTGGTTCAAGAAAGTCGCACAATCACCGTCATCCAGATCCAACGAATCCTCGCATGAAGTACCTCCAATTTTGCACCGCAACAGCAGTAGTACCTCCTTCCATCAACAAGCAGTGCTGGGCAACATCAACGGTTCACAACGTGTAACACCTCAGCCATCACCTACCATTGCAGAATATGAAGAATACCCATGGTTTTCCCCGTCACCAATTGCAAGGGATCAGCCAAGACcagagaaaagaataccCACACCAATATCTTCTTACACCacagaaaaggaaagaagaacgCATTTACAGTCTGAAATATACGACGTTGACATGAAACGAACCGTGAATCGACTCATCGACGAGGACTCTTTAAACGACGCATTCGCAGATCTAGTAATAGATCCACCAAGCTATGACACAACGGTCTCGAACGAAAAGCATGGCGAAATTGTAGAAGTTAATATGGCTTCTCCCAGAAAACAGCGCaataatcaaaatcaagaactATTACGAAGGTTCACGTCCTACACTCCACACTACAACCAATGGTTCCAACTACAAGCGTGCCAGATCACCACAGAATCCGAAAACAAGGTGATCCATTCGATGAAGAGAGATTTAACGTACGCAGATCAAGATCCATGCaaaaaagataaatccACATCAACGTTACTCATCTCGCTCAGATCAAGAGAGATCAAACAAGTCACTATCGTGAGAGACACAAATAACAGATTCATACAGagaacaaagaagatattgCAAAATGGGAAAGTGGGTCCCGTCTCGAGGGCAATGCTCTCAGGCATAGAAACGACAGACCAGCATTTAAAGAAACTCATGGAATGCAATAACGACAACGAGGCATTAGTTTCCCTCTTCAACGATATAGTAACGTGTGCCTCAACATAG
- the ASG7 gene encoding Asg7p (similar to uniprot|P46993 Saccharomyces cerevisiae YJL170C ASG7 Protein that regulates signaling from a G protein beta subunit Ste4p and its relocalization within the cell specific to a-cells and induced by alpha-factor), producing the protein MSTFGSTFYDSVAKNYICECGSCKIGKNVEFYMVRFFIMGFVLPVLWILNLMLYLYANWIIDHNVRVPELDSETLYTEYECQQWKQRSVTSLNKSITKDFYAINNPLTFSMLTLKLPDPVPLTTYQHLSLPDPTKGSDEKNQFSESATTLDEGATDSSSFETEDGGTKSIVTAQCLKEIASELMKNHDVNARTIRNWFLRSLCAMTGYTISIIMIVVIVKTNSQPASYRE; encoded by the coding sequence ATGAGTACTTTTGGTTCGACTTTTTATGATTCTGTAGCAAAGAACTACATATGTGAATGTGGAAGTTGCAAGATAGGAAAAAATGTAGAATTTTACATGGTTCGTTTCTTCATCATGGGTTTTGTTTTACCCGTGCTATGGATCCTTAACTTAATGTTGTACCTTTATGCCAACTGGATAATCGACCACAATGTTAGGGTCCCGGAACTTGACTCTGAAACCTTATATACCGAATATGAATGCCAACAATGGAAACAGCGCAGTGTCACATCACTAAACAAAAGTATTACCAAGGACTTCTACGCTATTAACAACCCATTGACATTTTCCATGCTTACTTTAAAACTACCAGATCCCGTACCATTGACTACGTATCAACATCTCTCTTTGCCTGATCCAACGAAGGGCAGTGATGAAAAAAACCAGTTTTCGGAAAGCGCTACTACCCTGGACGAGGGTGCAACAGACTCCTCATCATTTGAGACGGAAGACGGTGGTACCAAATCCATAGTGACAGCTCAGTGTCTAAAAGAAATCGCTTCTGAACTAATGAAAAATCATGACGTTAATGCAAGAACTATCAGGAACTGGTTTCTGCGTAGCTTATGTGCAATGACAGGGTACACAATATCCATTATAATGATAGTAGTTATCGTTAAGACTAACAGCCAACCGGCATCGTACCGAGAATGA
- the SET2 gene encoding histone methyltransferase SET2 (similar to uniprot|P46995 Saccharomyces cerevisiae YJL168C SET2 Histone methyltransferase with a role in transcriptional elongation methylates a lysine residue of histone H3 associates with the C-terminal domain of Rpo21p histone methylation activity is regulated by phosphorylation status of Rpo21p), with protein MTESGNGIVNTRQPKLFLDVPDMTSEAKKTYAELDVCTYTPKNLGDSKHEFMECDCFEEFRDGLNHACGEDSDCINRATLIECVNGLCKHSCGTDCQNQRFQKKAYADISVFKTERKGFGVRANSDIEPHNFIYEYIGEVIQEEEFRNRMVKYDQMGFKHFYFMMLQTGQFIDATLKGCIARFCNHSCNPNAYVNKWVVNGKLKMGIFANRHISKGEEVTFDYNVDRYGANAQPCYCEEPNCIGFLGGKTQTDAASLLPQSFADALGIRPSMEKKWINMMKAKGEKIAKSDTTTVNVDFVNSLSLEPCTKTEDVNRVMSVLLQIDDAFIAEKLLERITLTEDEAMHYQFIKLHGYLIFSRLITMFEDKPDIIWKILNFLLVLPKTTKNGIIHSGIDKKVEQLKNTPKFEVICEDLLEKWSKYETYTRISKKDISENSKVIDLRRIRLPIGWEIIHENGRPVYYNAQRQIKQANPPTDSAYRSNSSHNLSGVSDPKSRSATPSSNTSRYSGSVKYIPTPTYGQMQQKRTLSPEEYEKRKKSRIEWEQKELELRKLMEQETLKAKLDQETQKKSELERIIEEANKQKELERLQKLKQQQEDEERKKVKKQASHVNAIENKWVKFFAQHVPNLIKNYQKDVGKDVLKESARNIVKSLAQKELKKDSSRSPPEELSKEKRAKVKTFSMQYMDRLVAKMKEKKEKKR; from the coding sequence ATGACGGAAAGCGGTAATGGAATTGTTAATACGAGGCAACCGAAGTTGTTTCTCGATGTTCCGGATATGACTTCtgaagcaaagaaaacgTACGCTGAGCTGGATGTATGTACGTATACGCCTAAAAACTTGGGTGATTCTAAGCATGAGTTTATGGAATGTGACTGTTTTGAGGAATTTCGGGACGGTTTAAACCATGCGTGCGGTGAGGATTCTGATTGTATAAATAGAGCCACTTTAATTGAGTGTGTGAACGGTCTTTGCAAACACTCGTGCGGTACTGACTGTCAGAACCAAAGATTCCAGAAGAAAGCGTATGCAGATATATCTGTTTTCAAGACGGAGCGGAAAGGTTTCGGCGTCCGTGCCAATTCTGATATTGAACCACACAACTTTATTTATGAATATATTGGAGAAGTAATACAGGAGGAAGAGTTTCGTAACCGGATGGTGAAATATGACCAAATGGGATTTAAGCACTTCTACTTTATGATGTTGCAGACCGGACAGTTCATTGATGCTACGCTAAAGGGGTGTATTGCCAGATTCTGCAACCATTCTTGTAATCCTAATGCATACGTTAATAAATGGGTAGTTAACGGGAAATTAAAGATGGGTATTTTTGCCAACAGACACATCAGCAAGGGAGAAGAAGTGACGTTTGATTACAACGTTGATAGGTACGGTGCCAATGCACAGCCATGTTACTGCGAGGAACCAAACTGTATTGGATTCCTTGGTGGTAAGACTCAAACTGACGCGGCATCGCTATTGCCTCAAAGTTTTGCAGATGCCTTAGGTATAAGGCCGTCCATGGAGAAAAAATGGATCAATATGATGAAGGCCAAGGGTGAGAAAATAGCTAAAAGTGACACCACAACGGTTAACGTCGACTTCGTTAATTCTTTATCACTAGAACCCTGTACGAAGACTGAAGATGTTAATCGTGTGATGAGTGTATTATTACAGATAGATGACGCCTTCATTGCAGAAAAGCTACTTGAAAGGATCACTTTGactgaagatgaagcaATGCATTATCAGTTCATCAAATTGCATGGTTACTTGATCTTTAGTAGACTTATCACAATGTTTGAAGATAAGCCAGACATTATATGGAAGATTTTAAACTTCTTGTTAGTTTTACCCAAGACAACTAAAAATGGTATAATTCATTCTGGAATTGATAAGAAGGTCGAACAATTAAAGAATACTCCTAAATTTGAAGTGATATGTGAAGATCTATTAGAGAAATGGTCCAAATATGAAACTTACACCAGAATCTCCAAGAAAGATATTTCAGAAAATAGCAAAGTTATAGATTTACGGCGGATACGTTTACCTATCGGTTGGGAAATCATTCATGAGAATGGCAGACCAGTGTATTATAATGCTCAAAGGCAGATCAAACAAGCCAATCCTCCAACTGATTCTGCTTATAGATCGAACTCAAGCCATAACCTTTCTGGAGTTTCTGATCCTAAATCGAGATCAGCaacaccttcttcaaatacCAGTCGGTATAGTGGGTCTGTTAAGTACATACCCACGCCTACTTATGGCCAGATGCAGCAGAAAAGAACGCTATCTCCAGAAGAATACgagaaaaggaaaaaatcGAGAATCGAGTGGGAACAAAAGGAGTTAGAACTAAGGAAATTAATGGAGCAAGAGACTTTAAAAGCAAAATTGGATCAAGAAACCCAAAAGAAGAGCGAATTGGAGAGAATCATCGAGGAGGCCAATAAACAGAAAGAACTTGAAAGGCTtcagaaattgaaacagcaacaagaggatgaagaaaggaaaaaagtaaagaaacaagCTAGTCATGTCAATGCTATCGAAAATAAATGGGTCAAGTTCTTCGCTCAACATGTTCCAAACTTAATTAAAAATTACCAAAAGGACGTGGGCAAAGATGTTCTCAAGGAATCTGCTAGAAACATTGTCAAGTCTCTTGCCCaaaaggaattgaagaaagacaGTTCTAGATCACCACCTGAAGAACTCTctaaagagaaaagagCTAAAGTTAAAACGTTTTCGATGCAGTATATGGATCGATTGGTTGCCaagatgaaagaaaagaaagagaagaaacgTTGA